A genomic region of Scyliorhinus canicula chromosome 4, sScyCan1.1, whole genome shotgun sequence contains the following coding sequences:
- the sowahab gene encoding ankyrin repeat domain-containing protein SOWAHA, with protein MEPILSQEVVIQFLVEAGGKVKNSELLQNFRSELAHNDEGRKREARELFKRFINNAAVVREEEGVKFVVLKRKLQHLVSAQPTASPPAAGRQKEEGKVAALGKVESLGNLVEAGQARGGFPEPGARRNSAPSALTPVQVRALGGLPAPLEKQRGAEDDPPPTKRPPSEAQGWERLTELHGLYPAKSGSLEQVMDNLPLEPQVPVDEGLFGEGAPTSACLDSSGPAPGSADGEVATDIVPQREHLASLSPSPTDDSNLSFEQKIGNFEAKSSDGDINTPKFPTTTPTQKPKPYMYPLRLPPDSRRYGMCHSNHPDTGEKGLEDVVPIKNVCPIVSDDQDVPKTSKMKRSQPSENQPTSSPNLKRVSRFLKLAEDARISDQVPLDPIEHEWIVKTALGHWTQVSGLMLSDSYLAEKKDFMSGFTVIHWAAKSGNSEIMCWIINTAELNGIKMDVNSKAYGGYTPLHIAAIHGKETIIAELVQTYGAKTTLRDYSGKRPYHYLNKDNSFKVRQLLGDPETFNTESIPHKRGSKVASSILSSTNTLLGAFSDDMSFQEFSKSLKKTSNLSKFFTAPTGHKKRTKMRMNFTSLNEEEEEQEEIVLKRRPVTEVFF; from the coding sequence ATGGAGCCAATTCTGAGCCAAGAGGTTGTGATTCAGTTTCTAGTGGAAGCTGGAGGCAAAGTCAAGAACTCGGAACTACTGCAGAACTTCAGGAGTGAGTTGGCACATAACGATGAAGGGCGAAAGCGGGAAGCCCGGGAGCTCTTCAAAAGGTTCATTAATAACGCGGCCGTGGTGCGCGAAGAGGAAGGAGTCAAGTTTGTGGTGTTGAAGAGAAAACTGCAGCACCTGGTGAGCGCTCAGCCAACCGCCTCCCCCCCGGCTGCAGGGCGGCAGAAAGAGGAAGGGAAGGTCGCGGCGCTGGGGAAGGTGGAGAGTTTGGGCAACTTGGTGGAAGCTGGCCAGGCCAGGGGGGGCTTTCCTGAGCCGGGGGCTCGGAGGAAttctgccccttctgcactgacaCCCGTTCAGGTCAGAGCCCTGGGCGGCTTACCAGCTCCTCTGGAAAAGCAGAGAGGAGCCGAGGATGACCCCCCTCCTACCAAACGGCCCCCCTCAGAGGCGCAGGGGTGGGAGAGGTTGACTGAacttcacggtctgtaccctgccAAGAGTGGTAGCCTTGAACAGGTCATGGACAATCTCCCCTTGGAGCCACAAGTCCCTGTTGACGAGGGCCTATTTGGTGAGGGTGCTCCAACCTCTGCCTGTCTTGACTCATCTGGACCAGCTCCAGGCAGCGCTGATGGTGAGGTTGCCACAGACATTGTTCCTCAACGTGAGCATCTGGCttctctttccccttcccccacggACGACAGCAATCTAAGTTTTGAACAAAAGATCGGAAACTTTGAGGCCAAGTCCAGTGATGGCGATATCAACACTCCAAAGTTTCCAACAACTACGCCAACCCAAAAACCCAAGCCATATATGTACCCCCTTCGCTTGCCTCCAGATTCCAGGAGATATGGTATGTGTCACAGCAACCATCCAGATACAGGGGAGAAAGGTTTGGAAGATGTCGTTCCGATCAAGAATGTGTGCCCAATAGTTTCAGATGACCAAGATGTCCCAAAGACGTCTAAAATGAAAAGGAGCCAACCATCAGAGAATCAACCAACCAGCTCCCCTAATTTAAAGAGAGTTTCTCGATTTTTGAAATTGGCCGAAGATGCTCGTATCTCTGACCAGGTCCCTCTGGATCCTATTGAGCACGAGTGGATTGTGAAAACAGCCTTGGGCCACTGGACGCAAGTGTCGGGACTGATGTTGAGCGACAGTTATTTGGCCGAGAAGAAGGATTTCATGTCTGGCTTCACCGTCATCCACTGGGCAGCAAAGTCTGGCAACAGTGAGATTATGTGTTGGATCATTAACACAGCTGAGCTAAATGGCATCAAGATGGATGTCAACTCCAAAGCATATGGTGGTTATACTCCCTTGCACATTGCTGCAATACATGGCAAAGAGACTATCATTGCTGAGCTGGTGCAAACATATGGAGCAAAAACAACTCTAAGGGATTATAGTGGCAAGAGGCCATATCATTATCTAAACAAGGATAATTCCTTCAAAGTGAGGCAGTTGCTAGGGGACCCAGAGACTTTCAACACTGAATCAATTCCTCACAAAAGGGGGTCAAAGGTGGCATCTTCCATCCTGAGCAGCACTAACACTCTTCTGGGTGCATTCTCTGATGACATGAGCTTCCAGGAGTTTTCCAAATCATTGAAAAAAACAAGTAATCTAAGTAAGTTCTTTACTGCTCCAACTGGACACAAGAAAAGAACTAAAATGCGCATGAACTTCACTTCACTGAATGAAGAGGAAGAGGAGCAAGAAGAGATTGTTCTGAAACGCCGACCTGTGACTGAAGtgtttttctga